A single window of Hyphomicrobiales bacterium DNA harbors:
- a CDS encoding Antibiotic biosynthesis monooxygenase, with translation MTVKIVALLTARPGQAPALEELLIGMAPACRAEPGNLAWEIWRDRAQPGRFVLNELYRDDSGVVAHRQTPHFQAYLARIGQLAERESLVLDPVGSEMPGDGYAG, from the coding sequence GTGACCGTAAAGATCGTCGCCCTGCTCACCGCACGCCCGGGCCAAGCCCCGGCGCTTGAGGAGCTTCTCATTGGTATGGCGCCGGCGTGCCGCGCCGAGCCCGGCAATCTCGCCTGGGAGATCTGGCGCGACAGGGCCCAGCCAGGGCGCTTCGTGCTGAACGAGCTTTACCGCGATGACTCGGGCGTGGTGGCACATCGCCAAACCCCGCATTTCCAGGCCTACCTCGCCCGCATCGGCCAACTGGCAGAACGCGAGTCGCTCGTTCTGGACCCCGTGGGGTCGGAAATGCCGGGCGACGGATACGCGGGTTGA